The following are encoded in a window of Phocoena phocoena chromosome 2, mPhoPho1.1, whole genome shotgun sequence genomic DNA:
- the FSCB gene encoding LOW QUALITY PROTEIN: fibrous sheath CABYR-binding protein (The sequence of the model RefSeq protein was modified relative to this genomic sequence to represent the inferred CDS: inserted 3 bases in 3 codons; deleted 1 base in 1 codon; substituted 3 bases at 3 genomic stop codons): MVDKSQQTEVTEKKKHLPIPQSSGPKGTLSIGNIPGSKFNYECHRVSSQLQQTWTKRKHVHDMTDKSLQTETTAEEKEEVKSVCETVVSEEKPAIGEAAPEFPESVQEVEIPPADRHSVQLKTDRSQQTSCTGDWTMKXXTFLKKKKXGFPEKTKEKVDKEEQTNFSESEIVVIGWPSNPFSKSKEGAQKXQSLGKIFVTEHPEFQPTTSNNEEIRQQSIXSIPPTKNDAPVLLEDGKDVPAEVQPPTAEESSAEVQLPLAEEITAEDVXAEVQPPAAEEAPVEVQPSPTEEAPGDEAPAKVEPTSAEETLLKEPPAEVQPSAAEDAPTQEVSELQISPAVESPEEEAPAEIESPPAEVAPAEKSSANIQSPPTEETSAEEVPEEVQSSPAERTLAEEAAAELQPLTAEEASAEEAPAEFQLPSTEETTSEMFSVDKQSSLAEESFITQISVKETSAEVLLPPSEQTPADEALVENVSRVYQSPQAADVLVVKLGSGVLEDKPKSEEPLEWDTVPEDSSDTKNEEVSIKIKGVIHIELE, translated from the exons ATGGTAGATAAATCCCAGCAGACTGAagtgacagagaaaaagaaacacttgcCTATACCACAGTCATCTGGCCCCAAAGGTACCCTTAGTATTGGTAATATTCCTGGAAGCAAATTCAACTATGAATGTCATAGAGTATCTTCTCAACTTCAGCAAACTTGGACAAAGAGAAAGCATGTACATGATATGACTGATAAATCTCTGCAGACAGAAACTActgcagaagagaaagaagaagtcAAGTCAGTTTGTGAAACAGTGGTATCTGAAGAAAAGCCAGCTATTGGAGAAGCAGCCCCTGAATTTCCAGAGAGTGTTCAGGAAGTAGAAATTCCACCA GCAGACAGACACTCAGTTCAACTCAAAACAGATAGATCCCAGCAGACCAGTTGTACTGGAGACTGGACAATGAAATGATGAAcattccttaaaaagaaaaagtagggcttccctg aaaaaacaaaagaaaaagtagacaagGAAGAGCAGACAAACTTTAGTGAATCAGAAATAGTGGTTATTGGCTGGCCAAGTAATCCGTTTTCAAAGTCAAAGGAAGGTGCACAGA CACAATCCTTAGGGAAGATTTTTGTTACTGAACATCCTGAATTTCAACCCACAACAAGTAACAACGAAGAAATTAGGCAGCAAAGTA TATCTATTCCACCAACCAAAAATGATGCTCCAGTACTTTTAGAAGATGGGAAAGATGTTCCAGCTGAAGTACAGCCTCCCACTGCAGAAGAGAGCTCTGCTGAAGTGCAACTTCCACTAGCTGAGGAGATTACTGCAGAAGATG CTGCTGAAGTTCAGCCTCCAGCAGCTGAAGAGGCTCCTGTTGAAGTACAGCCTTCCCCAACAGAAGAGGCTCCTGGAGATGAGGCTCCTGCTAAAGTAGAGCCCACCTCAGCTGAAGAGACTCTTTTAAAAGAGCCTCCTGCTGAAGTTCAGCCTTCAGCAGCTGAAGACGCTCCTACACAAGAGGTCTCAGAACTTCAAATTTCACCAGCTGTGGAGTCCCCTGAAGAAGAGGCCCCAGCTGAAATTGAGTCTCCTCCAGCTGAGGTGGCCCCTGCAGAGAAATCCTCTGCCAACATTCAGTCTCCACCCACTGAAGAGACCTCTGCAgaagaggtcccagaagaagttCAGTCTTCACCAGCTGAGAGGACCCTTGCAGAAGAGGCTGCAGCTGAACTTCAACCTCTAACAGCAGAGGAGGCTTCTGCAGAGGAGGCCCCTGCTGAATTTCAGCTTCCATCAACTGAAGAAACTACTTCGGAAATGTTCTCTGTTGACAAACAGTCTTCACTAGCTGAAGAGTCCTTTATTACACAAATCTCTGTAAAAGAAACCTCTGCTGAAGTTCTGCTTCCACCATCTGAGCAAACACCTGCAGATGAAGCTCTGGTAGAGAATGTGTCTAGGGTTTATCAGTCTCCCCAGGCAGCGGATGTCCTGGTGGTAAAATTAGGATCAGGGGTTTTGGAAGATAAGCCAAAATCTGAAGAGCCTTTAGAATGGGATACAGTTCCTGAAGATTCATCTGATACCAAGAATGAAGAGGTTTCGATTAAAATAAAAGGTGTCATCCATATAGAACTGGAATAG